One segment of Acropora muricata isolate sample 2 chromosome 8, ASM3666990v1, whole genome shotgun sequence DNA contains the following:
- the LOC136925874 gene encoding tenascin-like isoform X2: protein MQRMKAWKGTLRLRAYNESLLQQIADKEGRWPCLGDRYCHRLAFCNMKIKRCQCNAGLVGNGIDDCHVAPGRFPCNGHGGCPYYSYCNNGHCKCRDELIGNGKTCVRAPRKKCKEKKDCHTFALCMNGYCVCQDSAGNGEYCRKRYNICFPKDPCGLNNCRKDVLLGHLWCICKVGVDKYGNCVECFKDEHCKELKAICVNHKCECKQELYRLYGSCVNDDLKQEKCRRDKHCHPKAKCDEGSCRCGDDFMGNGLYCRKGVACPKVRWLKNACGKRGRCLLDPNVNGFRDCKCLPGHYYQHFYKDLIIAKCIECTDDQECGISAKCVNYYCVCKDELIKKGFTKTCLPAPQQKCKLQSECHEQAKCFMGFCICQSNFTGNGKFCREGKTCSAEQLKKCGNHSTCIADPILPDKPVCRCLKGFRLNNKKSCVDIDECKTFRAKCKESRCVNTIGSFICTKCKPGYIDGPEGACVADDECGGCGENEECHDGECFCKEGYDMDQFKKCYSTEGDNCASSLQLICGLWMFLLNFLLH from the exons atgcaacgaatgaaagcgtggaaaggaactttaaggctacgagcttacaacgagtcattgctgcaacagattg CCGACAAAGAAGGAAGATGGCCTTGCTTAGGTGATCGTTACTGTCATCGACTGGCCTTCTGCAATATGAAGATTAAACGATGTCAATGCAACGCAGGATTGGTTGGAAACGGAATTGATGATTGTCATGTTG CTCCGGGACGCTTTCCATGCAATGGTCACGGAGGTTGCCCTTATTATTCATATTGCAACAATGGGCATTGCAAATGTAGAGATGAACTGATTGGTAATGGAAAAACTTGTGTTCGTG CTCCTCGAAAGAAGTGCAAAGAAAAGAAGGATTGTCACACATTTGCTCTGTGTATGAACGGATATTGTGTTTGCCAAGATAGTGCTGGAAACGGCGAGTACTGCCGAAAGA GATATAACATTTGCTTTCCTAAAGATCCATGTGGTTTAAACAATTGTCGAAAAGATGTCCTACTTGGACACTTATGGTGCATTTGTAAAGTCGGAGTTGATAAATATGGAAACTGCGTTG AATGTTTTAAAGATGAGCACTGCAAAGAGCTAAAGGCGATATGTGTCAATCACAAATGTGAATGCAAACAAGAATTGTACCGACTTTATGGATCGTGCGTCAACGACG ActtgaaacaagaaaaatgccGACGCGACAAACATTGCCATCCAAAGGCAAAATGTGATGAAGGATCGTGCCGTTGTGGAGATGATTTCATGGGAAATGGATTGTACTGTCGAA AGGGAGTAGCATGTCCCAAAGTCCGCTGGCTTAAAAATGCCTGCGGTAAAAGAGGGAGATGCTTGTTAGATCCTAACGTAAATGGCTTTAGAGACTGCAAATGCTTACCAGGGCATTACTATCAGCACTTCTATAAGGACCTCATAATTGCGAAATGTATAG aatgcaCCGACGACCAGGAATGTGGAATTTCCGCCAAGTGCGTAAATTATTACTGTGTGTGTAAAGATGAATTAATCAAAAAAGGATTCACTAAAACGTGCTTACCAG CTCCTCAGCAAAAGTGCAAATTGCAAAGTGAGTGTCATGAACAAGCCAAGTGCTTTATGGGATTTTGCATCTGCCAGAGTAATTTTACAGGGAATGGAAAATTTTGTCGAG AAGGTAAAACGTGTTCTGCAGAGCAACTGAAAAAGTGCGGGAATCACTCCACTTGCATCGCCGACCCGATATTGCCTGATAAGCCAGTTTGTAGATGTTTAAAGGGTTTCAGACTGAATAACAAGAAAAGCTGTGTAG atattgatgaatgcaAGACTTTTAGGGCAAAGTGTAAAGAAAGCCGCTGCGTCAACACAATTGGCTCATTTATCTGCACGAAGTGTAAACCTGGATATATTGATGGACCAGAGGGAGCATGCGTAG CTGATGATGAGTGCGGAGGCTGCGGTGAAAATGAGGAGTGTCATGACGGAGAATGCTTCTGTAAGGAAGGATATGATATGGATCAATTCAAGAAATGCTACTCAACAGAAGGAG ATAACTGCGCCTCCTCGCTGCAGCTCATTTGTGGCTTGTGGATGTTTCTTCTCAATTTTTTGCTTCACTAA
- the LOC136925874 gene encoding tenascin-like isoform X1 yields the protein MAPLIPALFLLCAITVDGEDWTGTYPDWVLVRHIPAPVRCHTDSDCKLGEAKCINKECHCNGENAYGDGLSFCQTKFVYKCQWDLQKHCETGPLYDNSHCIWRMSTGVEILHCKCNEGFFGRAGVTGCLKAEADKEGRWPCLGDRYCHRLAFCNMKIKRCQCNAGLVGNGIDDCHVAPGRFPCNGHGGCPYYSYCNNGHCKCRDELIGNGKTCVRAPRKKCKEKKDCHTFALCMNGYCVCQDSAGNGEYCRKRYNICFPKDPCGLNNCRKDVLLGHLWCICKVGVDKYGNCVECFKDEHCKELKAICVNHKCECKQELYRLYGSCVNDDLKQEKCRRDKHCHPKAKCDEGSCRCGDDFMGNGLYCRKGVACPKVRWLKNACGKRGRCLLDPNVNGFRDCKCLPGHYYQHFYKDLIIAKCIECTDDQECGISAKCVNYYCVCKDELIKKGFTKTCLPAPQQKCKLQSECHEQAKCFMGFCICQSNFTGNGKFCREGKTCSAEQLKKCGNHSTCIADPILPDKPVCRCLKGFRLNNKKSCVDIDECKTFRAKCKESRCVNTIGSFICTKCKPGYIDGPEGACVADDECGGCGENEECHDGECFCKEGYDMDQFKKCYSTEGDNCASSLQLICGLWMFLLNFLLH from the exons ATGGCACCGTTGATTCCCGCGCTGTTTCTACTCTGCGCAATAACAGTCGACGGAGAAGATTGGACTGGTACTTATCCAGATTGGGTTTTGGTGAGACATATAC CGGCTCCTGTAAGATGCCATACTGACAGCGATTGCAAATTGGGAGAAGCCAAATGTATCAATAAGGAGTGTCACTGCAATGGAGAAAATGCTTACGGAGATGGATTAAGTTTTTGTCAGACAAAGT TTGTTTACAAATGCCAGTGGGATTTACAGAAACATTGCGAGACTGGACCACTTTACGATAACTCACATTGCATATGGAGAATGTCGACTGGGGTTGAAATTCTGCATTGCAAATGTAATGAGGGGTTTTTTGGCAGAGCAGGAGTCACCGGGTGTTTAAAAGCTGAAG CCGACAAAGAAGGAAGATGGCCTTGCTTAGGTGATCGTTACTGTCATCGACTGGCCTTCTGCAATATGAAGATTAAACGATGTCAATGCAACGCAGGATTGGTTGGAAACGGAATTGATGATTGTCATGTTG CTCCGGGACGCTTTCCATGCAATGGTCACGGAGGTTGCCCTTATTATTCATATTGCAACAATGGGCATTGCAAATGTAGAGATGAACTGATTGGTAATGGAAAAACTTGTGTTCGTG CTCCTCGAAAGAAGTGCAAAGAAAAGAAGGATTGTCACACATTTGCTCTGTGTATGAACGGATATTGTGTTTGCCAAGATAGTGCTGGAAACGGCGAGTACTGCCGAAAGA GATATAACATTTGCTTTCCTAAAGATCCATGTGGTTTAAACAATTGTCGAAAAGATGTCCTACTTGGACACTTATGGTGCATTTGTAAAGTCGGAGTTGATAAATATGGAAACTGCGTTG AATGTTTTAAAGATGAGCACTGCAAAGAGCTAAAGGCGATATGTGTCAATCACAAATGTGAATGCAAACAAGAATTGTACCGACTTTATGGATCGTGCGTCAACGACG ActtgaaacaagaaaaatgccGACGCGACAAACATTGCCATCCAAAGGCAAAATGTGATGAAGGATCGTGCCGTTGTGGAGATGATTTCATGGGAAATGGATTGTACTGTCGAA AGGGAGTAGCATGTCCCAAAGTCCGCTGGCTTAAAAATGCCTGCGGTAAAAGAGGGAGATGCTTGTTAGATCCTAACGTAAATGGCTTTAGAGACTGCAAATGCTTACCAGGGCATTACTATCAGCACTTCTATAAGGACCTCATAATTGCGAAATGTATAG aatgcaCCGACGACCAGGAATGTGGAATTTCCGCCAAGTGCGTAAATTATTACTGTGTGTGTAAAGATGAATTAATCAAAAAAGGATTCACTAAAACGTGCTTACCAG CTCCTCAGCAAAAGTGCAAATTGCAAAGTGAGTGTCATGAACAAGCCAAGTGCTTTATGGGATTTTGCATCTGCCAGAGTAATTTTACAGGGAATGGAAAATTTTGTCGAG AAGGTAAAACGTGTTCTGCAGAGCAACTGAAAAAGTGCGGGAATCACTCCACTTGCATCGCCGACCCGATATTGCCTGATAAGCCAGTTTGTAGATGTTTAAAGGGTTTCAGACTGAATAACAAGAAAAGCTGTGTAG atattgatgaatgcaAGACTTTTAGGGCAAAGTGTAAAGAAAGCCGCTGCGTCAACACAATTGGCTCATTTATCTGCACGAAGTGTAAACCTGGATATATTGATGGACCAGAGGGAGCATGCGTAG CTGATGATGAGTGCGGAGGCTGCGGTGAAAATGAGGAGTGTCATGACGGAGAATGCTTCTGTAAGGAAGGATATGATATGGATCAATTCAAGAAATGCTACTCAACAGAAGGAG ATAACTGCGCCTCCTCGCTGCAGCTCATTTGTGGCTTGTGGATGTTTCTTCTCAATTTTTTGCTTCACTAA
- the LOC136925908 gene encoding uncharacterized protein produces the protein MADARRVQDSPRDRGHKTMRKRDKLDFRQVARQVMLANMFTKIQTNAKAQVRAKMPAEGGEGSTIAKTKELLDEKPLRRRGTPELFPMSEEMRQTIIALGKLDLLPDEEKHSLEDEKSSVTNKCERNKFKFRDQTRRRIITPQRFIRNVRSSLNDKNSVIRENTAEQGNEDDRDFKEGSVGKINWLSDKERRKTNYHVLSRRHTTMTTKSPRNLRSQYSLTNMPPLYFTRSSDLGTRTAKATPRRTRRQETRPVGAFPESYISSSRAQKRLPNGDIENPITAWTKGIASSTLTSTHESVTKGEKMVETRRWKSGETLATEIEEKCLEWLENRYGIPQ, from the coding sequence ATGGCGGACGCAAGAAGAGTTCAAGATTCGCCAAGAGATAGAGGCCATAAGACAATGCGGAAAAGAGACAAGCTCGATTTTCGACAGGTTGCAAGGCAGGTGATGTTGGCAAACATGTTCacgaaaatacaaacaaacgCGAAAGCACAAGTACGCGCCAAAATGCCAGCTGAAGGCGGCGAGGGCTCTacaattgcaaaaacaaagGAGTTGTTGGACGAGAAACCACTTAGAAGACGTGGAACCCCCGAGTTATTCCCCATGTCAGAAGAAATGAGACAAACTATTATTGCCTTGGGAAAGTTGGATCTTTTACCAGATGAGGAAAAACACAGTTTGGAAGACGAGAAGTCGAGTGTTACAAATAAATGTGAACgaaacaaatttaaatttcgCGACCAAACGCGCCGCAGAATAATAACCCCACAAAGGTTTATCCGGAACGTACGATCCTCTCTGAATGATAAAAACTCCGTTATAAGGGAAAACACAGCTGAACAAGGTAATGAAGACGACAGGGACTTCAAGGAAGGCTCTGTAGGAAAAATAAACTGGTTAAGTGACAAAGAGCGAAGAAAAACGAATTACCATGTTTTATCAAGGCGACATACGACTATGACTACCAAATCCCCGAGGAATCTTCGCAGTCAGTATTCACTAACCAACATGCCTCCCTTGTATTTTACGAGATCTAGTGACCTCGGAACCAGAACAGCTAAAGCAACGCCAAGAAGGACCAGAAGGCAAGAAACACGGCCCGTTGGCGCTTTTCCTGAATCTTACATTTCGTCAAGTCGAGCGCAAAAGCGTCTTCCAAATGGTGACATTGAAAATCCGATCACAGCTTGGACGAAAGGAATTGCTTCTTCCACACTGACATCTACACACGAAAGTGTTACGAAGGGCGAAAAAATGGTTGAGACAAGACGGTGGAAAAGCGGGGAAACGCTCGCCACAGAAATTGAAGAGAAATGTCTGGAATGGCTAGAAAATCGCTATGGTATACCTCAATAA
- the LOC136925915 gene encoding sperm-associated antigen 7 homolog isoform X1 translates to MDLLGSILKSMDAPPTTEVDKKAKEERAKLKKLQVQEKKKNAEFRTKLKDRMHYFLILCYLLQVKTEKEVTEFIKDTKETRLKYPPLSRIQRSIVHDVAEIAGLTTFSFGEDEVDRYVMLFKKEFPPSDEELEAYRNGEEFDPEAAGKSKDESQSAEDSDGVVTARSASKKAAQPPPTYYKDKYKHLLGADSGKDAARVTKSNSAYGYVPSENKRDQRSIEETLNDIRKRKRLRPGDIENEDEQG, encoded by the exons ATGGATCTACTTGGTTCAATTCTTAAAAGCATGGATGCACCGCCTACAACGGAGGTTGACAAGAAGGCGAAGG AGGAAAGGGCCAAACTCAAGAAACTGCAGGTgcaagagaagaagaaaaatgcagAGTTTCGAACAAAA TTGAAAGACAGGATGCACTATTTCCTAATCCTTTGCTACCTGTTGCAAGTTAAG ACAGAGAAAGAAGTGACAGAGTTTATCAAAGATACCAAAGAAACAAGACTGAAGTATCCTCCATTGTCTCGCATACAAAGGAGCATTGT tCATGATGTTGCTGAGATTGCCGGACtcaccacgttttcttttggTGAAGATGAAGTCGATAGATATGTGATGCTGTTTAAAAAG GAATTCCCACCATCGGATGAAGAGTTGGAGGCTTACAGGAATGGCGAG GAATTCGACCCTGAGGCTGCGGGAAAATCTAAAGATGAATCTCAG AGTGCGGAGGATAGCGATGGCGTTGTCACAGCGCGGAGCGCGTCAAAGAAAGCAGCACAACCACCACCCACTTATTACAAAGACAAATATAAGCACTTGCTCGGTGCTGATAGCGGTAAAGACGCGGCAAGAGTAACCAAAAGTAACTCTGCTTACGGCTATG TTCCAAGCGAAAACAAAAGGGACCAAAGATCGATAGAGGAAACGTTGAACGATATTCGCAAAAGAAAGAGGCTAAGACCCGGTGATATTGAAAATGAAGATGAGCAAGGTTAA
- the LOC136925915 gene encoding sperm-associated antigen 7 homolog isoform X2, which translates to MDLLGSILKSMDAPPTTEVDKKAKEERAKLKKLQVQEKKKNAEFRTKTEKEVTEFIKDTKETRLKYPPLSRIQRSIVHDVAEIAGLTTFSFGEDEVDRYVMLFKKEFPPSDEELEAYRNGEEFDPEAAGKSKDESQSAEDSDGVVTARSASKKAAQPPPTYYKDKYKHLLGADSGKDAARVTKSNSAYGYVPSENKRDQRSIEETLNDIRKRKRLRPGDIENEDEQG; encoded by the exons ATGGATCTACTTGGTTCAATTCTTAAAAGCATGGATGCACCGCCTACAACGGAGGTTGACAAGAAGGCGAAGG AGGAAAGGGCCAAACTCAAGAAACTGCAGGTgcaagagaagaagaaaaatgcagAGTTTCGAACAAAA ACAGAGAAAGAAGTGACAGAGTTTATCAAAGATACCAAAGAAACAAGACTGAAGTATCCTCCATTGTCTCGCATACAAAGGAGCATTGT tCATGATGTTGCTGAGATTGCCGGACtcaccacgttttcttttggTGAAGATGAAGTCGATAGATATGTGATGCTGTTTAAAAAG GAATTCCCACCATCGGATGAAGAGTTGGAGGCTTACAGGAATGGCGAG GAATTCGACCCTGAGGCTGCGGGAAAATCTAAAGATGAATCTCAG AGTGCGGAGGATAGCGATGGCGTTGTCACAGCGCGGAGCGCGTCAAAGAAAGCAGCACAACCACCACCCACTTATTACAAAGACAAATATAAGCACTTGCTCGGTGCTGATAGCGGTAAAGACGCGGCAAGAGTAACCAAAAGTAACTCTGCTTACGGCTATG TTCCAAGCGAAAACAAAAGGGACCAAAGATCGATAGAGGAAACGTTGAACGATATTCGCAAAAGAAAGAGGCTAAGACCCGGTGATATTGAAAATGAAGATGAGCAAGGTTAA